The following are from one region of the Actinoplanes sp. L3-i22 genome:
- a CDS encoding PadR family transcriptional regulator, giving the protein MSLRFAVLGLLEDGPASGYALTARFEKSLQRFAWTARQSHIYPELARLAEDGLIEVAEEGARGRRTYAITASGRDALRGWLLSPPKPRAVRDEQILRLCLISALEPAEARAVVQSQLAEADELAVELRAMADLADTDRRHPRGRLRFGRLAIELGVRQAEAQREWAAWALDQLERA; this is encoded by the coding sequence ATGTCGTTACGTTTCGCGGTCCTCGGACTGTTGGAGGACGGCCCGGCCAGCGGATATGCGCTGACCGCCCGGTTCGAGAAGTCGTTGCAGCGGTTCGCCTGGACCGCCCGGCAGAGCCACATCTACCCAGAGCTGGCCCGGCTGGCCGAGGACGGGCTGATCGAGGTCGCCGAGGAGGGCGCGCGGGGGCGGCGGACGTACGCGATCACCGCTTCGGGGCGGGACGCCCTGCGTGGGTGGCTGCTGTCGCCGCCCAAGCCGCGCGCGGTCCGCGACGAGCAGATCCTGCGGCTGTGCCTGATCTCCGCGCTGGAGCCGGCCGAGGCCCGGGCGGTCGTCCAGAGCCAGCTCGCCGAGGCCGACGAACTCGCCGTCGAGCTGCGCGCGATGGCCGACCTGGCCGACACCGACCGCCGCCACCCGCGCGGCCGCCTCCGGTTCGGCCGGCTCGCCATCGAGCTCGGCGTCCGCCAGGCCGAGGCCCAGCGCGAGTGGGCGGCCTGGGCCCTCGACCAACTCGAGCGGGCATGA
- a CDS encoding FAD-dependent monooxygenase, whose amino-acid sequence MDVLIVGAGPTGLTLACDLARQGVDFRIVAREPRPAPGSRGFSLKPLSLAALDDLGAAPAITAAGSVERRTRFHLGTRLLFRGDVPPDVATAENPYPNLIALPQWRTEAILRERLAELGRAVEFGVEVTGVDGERVTLATGEAITARFVVGADGGHSVVRKAMGVAFTGHSGEQSAVVADVRLDGLDPADGVHLWLDPGAGMLAARPQGAGLWQIVASGVEADPDVLRAAFRTRSGRPDLRITEVEWISRWRYNVRMASRFRAGNRFVAGDAAHVHSPFGGHGMNTGIQDAYNLGWKLGMVLRGEATGALLDTYEIERMPVARSILADSDRRMSGMLGSRLARPLLGPLMKAGMARQSRRNRRDHPAYPEGPLITAGGGHPAPDGRLPTGARLFDLFRGSHFTVLGPAPVPGLDLGFVRQVQVTGPFRVVRPDGYLALVAPGPQPVLDYFARVRAPALV is encoded by the coding sequence ATGGACGTACTCATCGTCGGCGCCGGCCCGACCGGGCTCACCCTCGCCTGTGACCTCGCCCGTCAGGGCGTCGACTTCCGCATCGTGGCGCGCGAGCCGCGGCCCGCGCCGGGCTCCCGCGGGTTCAGCCTCAAGCCGCTGTCGCTGGCCGCCCTGGATGACCTCGGCGCCGCCCCGGCGATCACCGCGGCCGGCTCCGTCGAGCGCCGCACCCGGTTCCACCTGGGCACCCGCCTGCTGTTCCGCGGGGATGTGCCGCCGGACGTGGCGACGGCCGAGAATCCGTACCCGAATCTGATCGCCCTCCCGCAGTGGCGGACCGAGGCGATCCTGCGGGAGCGGCTCGCCGAGCTGGGCCGGGCGGTCGAGTTCGGGGTGGAGGTGACCGGCGTCGACGGCGAGCGCGTCACGCTGGCGACCGGGGAGGCGATCACCGCGCGGTTCGTGGTCGGCGCGGACGGCGGGCACAGCGTGGTCCGCAAGGCGATGGGCGTCGCGTTCACCGGTCACTCCGGGGAGCAGAGCGCGGTGGTCGCCGACGTCCGGCTCGACGGGCTCGACCCGGCCGACGGGGTGCACCTGTGGCTGGATCCCGGCGCCGGCATGCTGGCCGCCCGGCCGCAGGGGGCCGGGCTGTGGCAGATCGTCGCGTCCGGCGTCGAGGCCGATCCGGACGTGCTGCGGGCGGCGTTCCGGACCCGCAGCGGCCGGCCGGACCTGCGGATCACCGAGGTGGAGTGGATCTCCCGGTGGCGGTACAACGTGCGGATGGCGTCGCGGTTCCGGGCCGGGAACCGGTTCGTGGCCGGGGACGCCGCGCACGTGCACAGCCCGTTCGGCGGGCACGGGATGAACACCGGCATCCAGGACGCGTACAACCTGGGGTGGAAGCTGGGCATGGTCCTGCGCGGCGAGGCGACGGGCGCGCTGCTGGACACGTACGAGATCGAAAGAATGCCGGTGGCCCGCAGCATCCTCGCGGACAGTGACCGGCGGATGTCCGGGATGTTGGGCTCGCGCCTCGCGCGCCCCCTGCTCGGGCCGCTGATGAAGGCCGGTATGGCCCGGCAGTCGCGGAGGAATCGCCGGGATCATCCGGCGTACCCGGAGGGGCCGCTGATCACCGCGGGTGGCGGTCATCCCGCCCCGGACGGCCGCCTGCCGACCGGCGCCCGGCTGTTCGACCTGTTCCGCGGCTCGCACTTCACGGTGCTCGGCCCGGCCCCGGTGCCGGGCCTGGACCTGGGATTCGTCCGCCAGGTCCAGGTCACCGGGCCGTTCCGGGTGGTCCGCCCGGACGGCTACCTCGCCCTGGTCGCGCCCGGGCCGCAGCCGGTGCTCGACTACTTCGCCCGGGTCCGCGCCCCGGCCCTGGTCTAG
- a CDS encoding class I SAM-dependent methyltransferase, producing MAHEHGHQHGHHQHGHGHQQQQGHGDGLAQMLDLDAEVLRDYYREVIGWAGSLVPATPRIVDLGAGTGTGTIALARHLPAATLTAVDMDEEMLAHLRRRADEAGFGDRISTVRADLDGDWPALGPADLVWASASMHHLADPARTLGQVFEVLRPGGVFMITEIDGFPRFLTDPAGVAVEQRAHDELARMRLEGGLHMGVDWGARLTAAGFTLAGERQFDIELAGPLDATAVRYAQVTLGRSAERLAGRLTADELAALTAYAENAADRDDLAVRATRYVWIGRRP from the coding sequence ATGGCACACGAACACGGTCACCAGCACGGCCACCACCAGCACGGCCACGGTCACCAGCAGCAGCAGGGGCACGGGGACGGGCTGGCGCAGATGCTCGACCTGGACGCCGAGGTCCTGCGGGACTACTACCGCGAGGTGATCGGCTGGGCCGGCTCGCTCGTCCCGGCCACCCCGCGCATCGTCGACCTGGGCGCCGGCACCGGGACCGGGACCATCGCGCTGGCCCGGCACCTGCCCGCCGCCACGCTGACCGCGGTCGACATGGACGAGGAGATGCTCGCCCACCTGCGGCGGCGGGCCGACGAGGCGGGGTTCGGCGACCGGATCAGTACGGTCCGGGCCGACCTGGACGGCGACTGGCCCGCGCTCGGCCCGGCCGACCTGGTGTGGGCGTCCGCGTCGATGCACCACCTGGCCGACCCGGCGCGCACCCTCGGCCAGGTCTTCGAGGTGCTCCGGCCGGGCGGCGTCTTCATGATCACCGAGATCGACGGGTTCCCGCGGTTCCTCACCGATCCGGCCGGGGTCGCGGTCGAGCAGCGGGCCCACGACGAGCTGGCCAGGATGCGCCTCGAGGGCGGCCTGCACATGGGTGTGGACTGGGGCGCCCGGTTGACGGCGGCCGGGTTCACCCTGGCCGGGGAGCGGCAGTTCGACATCGAGCTGGCCGGGCCGCTGGACGCCACCGCGGTGCGGTATGCGCAGGTCACCCTGGGGCGCAGCGCGGAGCGGCTGGCGGGGCGGCTCACCGCGGACGAGCTGGCGGCGTTGACGGCGTACGCCGAGAATGCCGCGGACCGCGACGATCTCGCGGTCCGGGCCACCCGCTATGTCTGGATCGGCCGCAGGCCCTAG